A stretch of DNA from Gottschalkia acidurici 9a:
ATCAAGTATAGAGCATATAGGAAATACCTTTAAATTGCTTTTTAACCTCAAATCAAAATCTAAAGGAGTTATTTATATCAAAAATATTATTATCTAATATGTTTTTTATATTTTTATCTTTACTAGAAACTTTTCTTATTCTTGCAGTTAGTTCAATTGTAAAAATAAATATAGGATTAGAGATGATATTTTATCACTTTTTAAGTTCTATAGTAGTTAGCTTTATACTCATAGTTATTCAAGTTTTTTTATCTTTGCGATTTGAAAAGCAAGTTATAGGAATTGGAGTATCATTGTTCGGTGCTTTTTTAAGCTTTTCATTTTCTAGACTACCAAAGTTTATTACAAGATTAATACCTTGGTGCCTTTATACTGAATTATCACCATCTAGAATGATTGGTATTGATGGAGTAGCGCATTACTATGAAAAATCAGGTAACTTAAATATACATTTAATCTATATTTGTATATACCTTATACTATTTTTTATACTAAGAAATATCTATGGAAAACATAATTATTAAGGAGGATAAGTATGATAAATCTCTTTAAAATAGAAAATAAAAAAATGAAAAAAAGTGGAGTGCTTTTTACGGGATTATTCTTTATAGCATTTAGTTTGTTTATAGGTACTTCTATGTTTTTATTAAATAGAGAGGTCTTTGAGCGTGACGGTAATCAAATAATAGGTCTCTGGGGACAGTCTGCATTTTATTATAGTCAAATTTTTTACCCAATTATAATTTCTCTTATGGCTTCTATTTGTTGTAACCTTGAAAAGAAGAATAAAAATTGGCAAAGGATGAGAGCCTTGCCTATAAGCAATGAAAAATTGATTTTAGGTAAGCTTTTTACACTCAGCTATTATTTACTGTTACTTCAATTAATCTTCTATATTTTATATATAGTTATAGCAATAATTTTGAACTTATCAATTGATTTAACTATATCACTTAAGCTTCTTAGATGGATCATTATCAGTTGGATAGGTGGCATAACTATCTTAAACCTTCAATTGTTCTTATCCATTAAAACTAACAGTTTTACTGCGCCTATAGGAATAGCAACTGGGGGATCGTTTGTGGGATTTTTATTACTATTTATAAATAATAATCTCCTTGCTTATTTTCCATATTCGCAAGGAACTATAGGTATGAGATCTAGACATTTACAAGAGTTTCAGAAACAAGAGCTTTTAACTTTTGTTATAGTTAATGCTATATTAAATTTAATAATATATTTCTTATCACGTAGAGAGCTAAATAAAAAAGAGTACTAGTATAACTATACTATATGGTATGATTTATCCCTAGATGTATATAGATTTTAATAAGAGTTTTTAAGAACAAAGTATGTTACTTAAAAATATAATAAGAGTATTTGATTTTAGAAAAAACAAATACTCTTTCTCAATCTATTATATACTTTTAAGTAAACTTTACTTTAAGTTCATCAATTTAGCTGCATTGTTATAAAAAACATCTTCTAATCCTTGTTCATCTAAACCACTTGTCAGCACTTTTTGAATTTCTATAGTTGGGTGATGAAATGGAGTATCTATTCCAAACATTATTCTATCTTTACCAACTTCATCATATGCTTGTTTAATCTTACTATTCATAGGCATCCCTGACATCTCAAGATAAAGATTAGGGTAACGCTTAGCCATTTTTAAACTAGCATCTATATATACTCCGTGACCATGACCCATATGTATCATTATCACTTTGACATTTGGAAAACGTTCAGCTAATAAACCTATACTCCAAGGTAATGAAAATGGCGGATGTCCACAGTGAATAAATACTGGTATATTTAAGTCTTCAGCCGTTTCCATTACAGGATCTAGCATCTTTGAATCAGCCACATACGAATGCATAAGTGGGTGTAACTTTATGCCTAGAAACCCTTGTTCTTTAATATAATAATTTATACTTTCAACAGCATTCTTTTCGCAAGGATTTGCAAATACTATTGGTAAAAATCTATCAGGATACTTCTTA
This window harbors:
- a CDS encoding ABC transporter permease, with the translated sequence MFFIFLSLLETFLILAVSSIVKINIGLEMIFYHFLSSIVVSFILIVIQVFLSLRFEKQVIGIGVSLFGAFLSFSFSRLPKFITRLIPWCLYTELSPSRMIGIDGVAHYYEKSGNLNIHLIYICIYLILFFILRNIYGKHNY
- a CDS encoding ABC transporter permease, giving the protein MINLFKIENKKMKKSGVLFTGLFFIAFSLFIGTSMFLLNREVFERDGNQIIGLWGQSAFYYSQIFYPIIISLMASICCNLEKKNKNWQRMRALPISNEKLILGKLFTLSYYLLLLQLIFYILYIVIAIILNLSIDLTISLKLLRWIIISWIGGITILNLQLFLSIKTNSFTAPIGIATGGSFVGFLLLFINNNLLAYFPYSQGTIGMRSRHLQEFQKQELLTFVIVNAILNLIIYFLSRRELNKKEY
- a CDS encoding amidohydrolase family protein; protein product: MKKIDAHSHIGVFGGWAGVSIDTEELIKQMDEYEIEKTILCSSNATNNDTISEAFKKYPDRFLPIVFANPCEKNAVESINYYIKEQGFLGIKLHPLMHSYVADSKMLDPVMETAEDLNIPVFIHCGHPPFSLPWSIGLLAERFPNVKVIMIHMGHGHGVYIDASLKMAKRYPNLYLEMSGMPMNSKIKQAYDEVGKDRIMFGIDTPFHHPTIEIQKVLTSGLDEQGLEDVFYNNAAKLMNLK